One window from the genome of Roseomonas haemaphysalidis encodes:
- a CDS encoding CsbD family protein: MDKDRIDGALKQAKGAVKEVAGKVTGSTSTEMEGKAEKTAGKAQSAVGQAKDDVRDSTRKI, translated from the coding sequence ATGGACAAGGATCGCATCGACGGCGCGCTGAAGCAGGCCAAGGGCGCTGTGAAGGAAGTTGCCGGCAAGGTGACCGGCAGCACCTCCACCGAGATGGAAGGCAAGGCCGAGAAGACCGCCGGCAAGGCGCAGTCCGCGGTCGGCCAGGCCAAGGACGACGTGCGGGACTCCACCCGCAAGATCTGA